One Streptomyces coeruleorubidus DNA segment encodes these proteins:
- a CDS encoding DUF1707 SHOCT-like domain-containing protein produces MTDDSVPDLRASDADRERVAEILRDALAEGRLDMAEFEERLDATYQARTYGELAPITRDLPAPGLTAPSVSLTKEPAAGPDGRDWSGRIVGGEGSSTWAAAVMSGFQRKGHWTMPRRFTCFALCGGGEIDLREASFADREVEINAIAIMGGVDVIVPPGVEVVVRGIGIMGGFDHQEEGVPGAPGAPRVIITGFAFWGGVGVQRKLTRAEKQRLREERRRQLD; encoded by the coding sequence ATGACCGACGACTCAGTCCCGGACCTCCGCGCCTCCGACGCCGACCGTGAACGGGTCGCCGAGATCCTGCGGGACGCCCTCGCGGAGGGCCGTCTCGACATGGCGGAGTTCGAGGAGCGGCTGGACGCGACGTACCAGGCGCGGACGTACGGGGAACTGGCGCCGATCACCCGTGACCTGCCGGCCCCGGGTCTCACGGCGCCCTCCGTGTCACTGACCAAGGAGCCCGCCGCCGGCCCGGACGGCCGGGACTGGTCCGGGCGGATCGTCGGCGGTGAGGGATCCTCGACGTGGGCCGCCGCCGTGATGTCCGGCTTCCAGCGCAAGGGGCACTGGACGATGCCCCGGCGGTTCACCTGCTTCGCCCTCTGCGGTGGCGGGGAGATCGACCTGCGCGAGGCGAGCTTCGCGGACCGCGAGGTCGAGATCAACGCGATCGCGATCATGGGCGGCGTGGACGTCATCGTCCCGCCCGGCGTCGAGGTCGTCGTCCGCGGCATCGGCATCATGGGCGGCTTCGACCACCAGGAGGAGGGCGTCCCCGGCGCCCCCGGCGCGCCGCGCGTCATCATCACCGGCTTCGCCTTCTGGGGCGGCGTCGGAGTCCAGCGAAAGCTGACCCGGGCGGAGAAGCAGCGGCTCCGGGAGGAACGCCGCCGCCAGCTGGACTGA
- a CDS encoding DUF3618 domain-containing protein encodes MADTADTRTPAQIEADIRRRRETLAETLDEIGVRVHPKTIVGDAKAKVASNIDHTLGRAYVGVNRAVTNVRARFVDEDGAPRLERVVPVALVVVGVVGLLAVSTRRRKG; translated from the coding sequence GTGGCGGACACGGCGGACACCAGAACCCCGGCGCAGATCGAGGCGGACATCAGGCGCCGCCGCGAGACCCTGGCCGAGACCCTCGACGAGATCGGGGTGCGGGTGCACCCGAAGACCATCGTCGGGGACGCCAAGGCCAAGGTCGCGTCCAATATCGATCACACCCTCGGGCGTGCGTATGTCGGGGTCAACCGGGCCGTCACCAATGTGCGGGCCCGGTTCGTGGACGAGGACGGGGCGCCGCGGCTGGAGCGGGTCGTGCCGGTCGCGCTCGTCGTCGTCGGAGTGGTCGGGCTGCTGGCCGTCAGCACGCGGCGGCGCAAGGGCTGA
- a CDS encoding DMT family transporter, with translation MAWVLLVVAGLLEVGWSVGMKYTDGFTRPLPSVLTGAGIVASMLLLSQAARTLPIGTAYGVWVGIGAAGAAVFGMVVLGEPATAARIFFVCLLLVAVVGLKATSGH, from the coding sequence ATGGCCTGGGTTCTGCTCGTCGTCGCCGGTCTGCTCGAAGTCGGGTGGTCCGTCGGCATGAAGTACACCGACGGCTTCACGCGCCCGCTCCCCAGCGTTCTCACCGGTGCCGGGATCGTCGCCAGCATGCTGCTGCTGTCCCAGGCCGCCAGGACCCTGCCCATCGGCACCGCCTACGGCGTGTGGGTGGGCATCGGGGCGGCCGGGGCGGCGGTGTTCGGCATGGTCGTGCTGGGGGAGCCGGCCACCGCCGCCCGGATCTTCTTCGTGTGCCTGCTGCTGGTCGCCGTGGTGGGGCTGAAGGCGACCTCGGGCCACTGA
- a CDS encoding SGNH/GDSL hydrolase family protein — MTRGRGYALLAGLVAAIVALSTAIYVGVASDDGTQSRNAITDSRLPNNAAPASTGTWVGTWSTSPAAAEPGTETTGMADRSVRNVVHTSVGGTSARVTLSNLYGQSPLSITQASIAVAAGGGTPAALTDTMRQLTFNGAPTVVIPPGRQVMSDAVRIVIPSDADVLITTYTPTSSGPVTYHPHARQISYVARGDHTADATGAPYTEQSMYWRYLTALDVLSNESEGTVVVLGDSLTDGITSTAGANNRWTDVLSDKLRAEISAGRDLPRYSVVNQGISGNRVLTDGLGRPADNPSGLNRFARDVLERTNVKVVVIDLGVNDILRNPRLADPNAILGGLRTMVGQAHARGLKVVGATLMPFGGHRGYSDAREAVRQQINAEIRAGRVFDAVVDFDKALRDPYDPRRLRSDYDSGDHLHPSDKGYARMAEAFDLESLKGSVPAEL, encoded by the coding sequence ATGACCCGGGGTCGTGGTTACGCCCTTCTGGCCGGACTGGTCGCTGCAATCGTGGCCCTTTCCACCGCCATATACGTCGGAGTGGCGTCCGACGACGGTACGCAGAGCCGGAACGCCATCACCGACAGCCGCCTTCCGAACAACGCCGCCCCCGCCTCCACCGGCACCTGGGTCGGCACCTGGTCCACCTCCCCGGCCGCGGCCGAGCCCGGCACGGAGACGACCGGCATGGCGGACCGTTCGGTGCGCAACGTCGTCCACACCAGCGTCGGCGGTACGAGTGCCCGCGTGACACTGTCCAATCTCTACGGCCAGTCGCCGCTGAGCATCACACAGGCCTCGATCGCGGTCGCCGCCGGCGGCGGTACGCCCGCGGCGCTGACGGACACGATGCGGCAGCTGACCTTCAACGGCGCGCCGACGGTCGTCATCCCGCCCGGCCGGCAGGTGATGAGCGACGCCGTGCGCATCGTCATCCCGTCCGACGCGGACGTCCTGATCACCACGTACACGCCGACCAGCTCCGGCCCGGTGACGTACCACCCGCACGCCCGGCAGATCTCCTACGTCGCCCGGGGCGACCACACGGCCGACGCGACGGGCGCGCCCTACACCGAGCAGAGCATGTACTGGCGTTACCTGACCGCGCTGGACGTGCTGAGCAACGAGTCCGAGGGGACGGTCGTCGTCCTCGGCGACTCGCTCACCGACGGGATCACCTCCACCGCCGGCGCCAACAACAGGTGGACCGACGTCCTGTCCGACAAGCTACGCGCGGAGATCTCCGCCGGGCGGGACCTGCCCCGCTACAGCGTCGTCAACCAGGGCATCAGCGGGAACCGGGTCCTCACGGACGGGCTGGGCCGACCGGCGGACAACCCCAGCGGGCTGAACCGCTTCGCGCGGGACGTACTGGAGCGGACGAACGTCAAGGTCGTCGTGATCGACCTCGGGGTCAACGACATCCTGCGCAATCCGCGGCTCGCGGATCCGAACGCGATTCTCGGCGGGTTGCGCACGATGGTCGGGCAGGCGCATGCGCGGGGGCTGAAGGTCGTGGGGGCGACGCTGATGCCGTTCGGCGGGCACCGGGGGTACTCGGACGCGCGGGAGGCTGTGCGGCAGCAGATCAACGCGGAGATTCGGGCGGGGCGGGTCTTCGACGCGGTGGTCGACTTCGACAAGGCGCTGCGTGATCCTTACGACCCTCGCCGGCTGCGGTCCGACTACGACTCCGGGGATCATCTGCATCCCAGTGACAAGGGGTATGCGCGGATGGCGGAGGCGTTCGACCTGGAGAGCCTGAAGGGGTCGGTGCCGGCGGAGCTGTAG
- the bcp gene encoding thioredoxin-dependent thiol peroxidase, with translation MSERLQPGDVAPAFTLPDADGTEVSLSDHKGRKVIVYFYPAALTPGCTKQACDFTDNLELLAGAGYEVIGISPDKPEKLARFRDKESLKVTLLADPDKQVLDAYGAFGEKKNYGKTYMGVIRSTIVVDEEGRVERALYNVRATGHVAKIIKDLGI, from the coding sequence ATGAGCGAGCGACTCCAGCCGGGGGACGTGGCCCCCGCCTTCACCCTGCCCGACGCCGACGGCACCGAGGTGTCCCTGTCGGACCACAAGGGCCGCAAGGTCATCGTGTACTTCTACCCGGCGGCCCTCACCCCCGGCTGCACAAAGCAGGCCTGCGACTTCACGGACAACCTGGAGCTGCTGGCCGGCGCGGGCTACGAGGTGATCGGCATCTCCCCCGACAAGCCCGAGAAGCTGGCCAGGTTCCGCGACAAGGAGTCCCTGAAGGTCACCCTCCTCGCCGACCCGGACAAGCAGGTGCTGGACGCCTACGGCGCCTTCGGCGAGAAGAAGAACTACGGCAAGACCTACATGGGCGTCATCCGCTCCACGATCGTCGTGGACGAGGAGGGCAGGGTCGAGCGCGCGCTGTACAACGTCCGGGCGACGGGGCACGTGGCGAAGATCATCAAGGATCTGGGGATCTGA
- a CDS encoding GroES family chaperonin, which yields MSAKRNEHSTHPDKLPIRMLHDRVLVRQDTSEGERRSGGGILIPATAAVGRRLAWAEVVAVGQNVRTVEPGDRVLFDPEDRAEVEVRGIAYVLMRERDLHAVAADRFEGSEDSTGLYL from the coding sequence GTGAGCGCCAAGAGAAACGAGCACAGCACCCATCCCGACAAGCTGCCCATCCGGATGCTGCACGACCGCGTACTCGTGCGGCAGGACACCAGCGAGGGCGAGCGGCGTTCCGGGGGCGGCATCCTGATCCCCGCCACGGCGGCGGTCGGCCGGCGGCTGGCCTGGGCCGAGGTCGTCGCGGTGGGGCAGAACGTACGGACCGTGGAGCCGGGCGACCGGGTTCTGTTCGATCCGGAGGACCGCGCCGAGGTCGAGGTGCGCGGTATCGCGTACGTGCTCATGCGCGAGCGCGATCTGCATGCCGTGGCCGCGGACCGGTTCGAGGGCTCGGAGGACTCGACGGGTCTCTATCTGTAG
- a CDS encoding ABC transporter permease yields MGSGRLYAAVAAGSFRRYATYRAATMAGVFTNTVFGLILVYTYLALWDEKPHLGGYDQAQAVTYVWLGQCLYATLAIQGGGAEKDLMERIRTGEIAVDLYRPADLQLWWLAGDVGRALFQMLGRGVIPFAFGAVFFPMALPTSVVPWAAFVVTLLLATVVSFAIRYLAALSVFWLMDGMGVNQVLMITGIFFSGMVLPLNAFPGVFGDIVRVLPWAAQIQMPADVLMGETDPLGAFVFQAAWAVALLAAGRLLQSAATRRVVVQGG; encoded by the coding sequence GTGGGCTCGGGACGGTTGTACGCGGCCGTCGCGGCGGGGAGCTTCCGGCGGTACGCGACGTATCGGGCGGCCACGATGGCCGGGGTGTTCACCAACACGGTCTTCGGCCTCATCCTCGTCTACACGTACCTGGCGCTGTGGGACGAGAAGCCGCATCTGGGAGGGTACGACCAGGCGCAGGCCGTGACCTATGTGTGGCTGGGGCAGTGCCTGTACGCGACGCTGGCCATCCAGGGCGGCGGCGCCGAGAAGGACCTGATGGAGCGCATCCGCACCGGCGAGATCGCCGTCGACCTGTACCGGCCGGCCGATCTCCAGCTGTGGTGGCTGGCGGGCGACGTGGGGCGGGCGCTGTTCCAGATGCTGGGGCGGGGCGTCATCCCGTTCGCGTTCGGAGCGGTCTTCTTCCCCATGGCGCTGCCGACGTCGGTCGTCCCCTGGGCGGCCTTCGTGGTCACGCTCCTGCTGGCGACGGTCGTCAGCTTCGCGATCCGCTACCTGGCGGCCCTGAGCGTGTTCTGGCTCATGGACGGCATGGGCGTCAACCAGGTGCTGATGATCACGGGGATCTTCTTCTCGGGCATGGTGCTGCCGCTGAACGCCTTCCCGGGCGTGTTCGGCGACATCGTGCGGGTGCTGCCGTGGGCGGCGCAGATCCAGATGCCGGCGGACGTGCTGATGGGGGAGACCGACCCGCTCGGGGCGTTCGTCTTCCAGGCGGCGTGGGCGGTGGCGCTGCTGGCGGCGGGGCGGCTGCTGCAGTCGGCCGCGACGCGGCGGGTGGTGGTGCAGGGTGGGTGA
- a CDS encoding ABC transporter ATP-binding protein, whose amino-acid sequence MDDGSTGADGGSSGVDGGFIELDGVEKVFDVRKKTGFMKRERRQVRAVDSISFRVGRGEMVGYIGPNGAGKSTTIKMLTGILTPSAGRLRVAGIDPSRERMRLAHRIGVVFGQRTTLWWDLPLVDSYRLMHRMYRIPDARYRENLDRLVELLDLGDLLDVPVRQLSLGQRMRGDIAAALLHDPEVLYLDEPTIGLDVVSKSKVREFLRELNAERGTTVLLTTHDLQDIEQLCKRVMVIDQGRLMYDGPLAGLHEAGESERTLVVDLERELPPIDAPAPARVVRVDGPRQWLAFPAAESAAPLVARIAAEYPLVDLSVREPDIEAVIAKMLHSLGDTPKPPPERATA is encoded by the coding sequence GTGGACGACGGGTCGACCGGGGCGGACGGCGGGTCGTCCGGGGTGGACGGCGGGTTCATCGAACTCGACGGCGTCGAGAAGGTCTTCGACGTGCGCAAGAAGACCGGCTTCATGAAACGGGAGCGGCGGCAGGTGCGGGCCGTCGACTCGATCTCCTTCCGCGTGGGACGCGGCGAGATGGTCGGCTACATCGGCCCGAACGGCGCCGGCAAGTCGACCACGATCAAGATGCTGACCGGCATCCTCACCCCGAGCGCCGGCCGGCTCCGGGTCGCCGGCATCGACCCCTCCCGCGAACGCATGCGGCTCGCACACCGCATCGGCGTGGTGTTCGGGCAGCGTACGACGCTGTGGTGGGACCTCCCGCTGGTCGACTCCTACCGGCTGATGCACCGCATGTACCGGATCCCGGACGCCCGTTACCGCGAGAACCTCGACCGTCTGGTCGAACTCCTCGACCTGGGCGACCTGCTGGACGTACCGGTGCGCCAGCTCTCCCTCGGGCAGCGGATGCGCGGCGACATCGCGGCGGCACTGCTGCACGACCCGGAGGTGCTGTACCTCGACGAGCCGACCATCGGCCTCGACGTCGTCTCCAAGTCCAAGGTGCGGGAGTTCCTGCGGGAGCTGAACGCCGAGCGCGGCACGACGGTGCTGCTGACCACGCACGACCTGCAGGACATCGAGCAGTTGTGCAAGCGGGTGATGGTCATCGACCAAGGGCGTCTGATGTACGACGGCCCGCTCGCCGGGCTGCACGAGGCGGGGGAGAGCGAGCGGACCCTGGTCGTGGACCTGGAGCGGGAACTGCCGCCGATCGACGCCCCGGCACCCGCCCGGGTCGTCCGGGTGGACGGTCCGCGGCAGTGGCTGGCGTTCCCGGCGGCGGAGTCGGCGGCGCCGCTGGTCGCGCGGATCGCGGCGGAGTACCCGCTGGTGGACCTGTCGGTGCGGGAGCCGGACATCGAGGCGGTGATCGCCAAGATGCTGCATTCATTGGGGGACACCCCCAAACCCCCGCCGGAGCGTGCGACCGCATAG
- a CDS encoding transglycosylase domain-containing protein — protein sequence MSDEPQPQQPTPGWAPREPQADGDPNTPEARPAGKPKRTGWRRIIPTWRMTLGAFIIVALLLVGGFFLGYSLVQIPPANALATKQANVYLYADGSVIARDGEVNRENVTLAQISKDAQHAILAAEDRDFYTESAVDPKAMVRAAWNTALGKGKQSGSTITQQYVKNYYLRQDQTITRKAKEFFIAIKLDREVSKDHILEGYLNTSYFGRNAYGIQAAAQAYYGMDATELDPARAAYLAALVNAPSQYDVVAHPENRKAAESRWNYVLDGMVKKGWLSESKRAGMKFPVPKESTLSTGMSGQRGYIVRTVKDYLTQNKIIDESRLDAGGYRITTTLQKPKQDAFVKAVNDKLMDKLDKKNNKVDTYVRAGGAAVDPKTGRVVAMYNGIDYVKQYTPNATRRDFQVGSTFKPFVFTSAVENGSQTQDGRPVTPNTIYDGTNKRTVQGWAGDPYAPENEDQVSYGDITVTEATDKSVNSVYAQMAADVGPQKVKQTAIDLGVPETTPDLADGPAIALGTATASVLDMAEAYATLANHGRHGTYTMVEKVTKAGSPIALPERRTRQAVSREAADTTTSVLRSVVQNGTASAAQAAGRPAAGKTGTAEEDTAAWFAGYTPDLATVVSVMGQDPVTAAHKSLYGAMGLDRINGGGAPAEIWAQFTRDALEDKPVTDFDLRLQPGADVPQAPGTEPPADPTTGDATDGGSTSTGGQDTGTETPGQTPSAPEGQTQGQTDGGTTDGSTGGESPTGGGTADGGTGDGGTATDGGTTDGGTSEGGGEETDGGSTGGPSDPGWGVVQQGARRE from the coding sequence ATGAGTGACGAGCCTCAGCCGCAGCAGCCGACACCGGGCTGGGCACCGAGAGAGCCGCAGGCGGACGGCGACCCGAACACGCCTGAGGCCCGGCCGGCCGGGAAACCGAAGCGGACCGGCTGGCGCCGGATCATCCCGACCTGGCGTATGACGCTCGGCGCCTTCATCATCGTCGCCCTGCTGCTGGTCGGCGGCTTCTTCCTCGGCTACTCGCTGGTGCAGATCCCGCCGGCCAACGCGCTCGCCACCAAGCAGGCCAACGTCTACCTCTACGCGGACGGCTCGGTGATCGCCCGCGACGGCGAGGTCAACCGGGAGAACGTCACGCTCGCGCAGATCTCCAAGGACGCCCAGCACGCGATCCTGGCCGCCGAGGACCGCGACTTCTACACCGAGTCCGCCGTCGACCCCAAGGCCATGGTCCGCGCGGCCTGGAACACAGCCCTCGGCAAGGGCAAGCAGTCCGGCTCCACGATCACGCAGCAGTACGTGAAGAACTACTACCTGCGCCAGGACCAGACCATCACGCGCAAGGCCAAGGAGTTCTTCATCGCGATCAAGCTGGACCGCGAGGTGAGCAAGGACCACATCCTCGAGGGCTACCTCAACACCAGCTACTTCGGCCGCAACGCCTACGGCATCCAGGCCGCCGCCCAGGCCTACTACGGCATGGACGCCACTGAGCTCGACCCGGCCCGCGCCGCCTACCTCGCCGCGCTCGTCAACGCCCCCAGCCAGTACGACGTCGTCGCCCACCCCGAGAACCGCAAGGCCGCCGAGTCCCGCTGGAACTACGTCCTGGACGGCATGGTCAAGAAGGGCTGGCTCAGCGAGTCGAAGCGGGCGGGCATGAAGTTCCCGGTGCCGAAGGAGTCCACCCTGTCCACCGGCATGTCCGGGCAGCGCGGCTACATCGTGCGGACCGTGAAGGACTACCTCACCCAGAACAAGATCATCGACGAGAGCCGGCTCGACGCCGGCGGCTACCGCATCACCACGACGCTCCAGAAGCCCAAGCAGGACGCGTTCGTGAAGGCCGTCAACGACAAGCTGATGGACAAGCTGGACAAGAAGAACAACAAGGTCGACACCTACGTCCGCGCGGGCGGCGCCGCCGTCGACCCCAAGACCGGCAGGGTCGTGGCGATGTACAACGGCATCGACTACGTCAAGCAGTACACCCCGAACGCCACCCGCAGGGACTTCCAGGTCGGCTCCACCTTCAAGCCGTTCGTGTTCACCTCGGCCGTCGAGAACGGCTCGCAGACCCAGGACGGCCGCCCGGTCACCCCGAACACGATCTACGACGGCACCAACAAGCGCACCGTCCAGGGCTGGGCCGGCGACCCGTACGCCCCCGAGAACGAGGACCAGGTCTCCTACGGCGACATCACCGTCACCGAGGCGACCGACAAGTCCGTGAACTCGGTGTACGCGCAGATGGCCGCCGACGTCGGCCCCCAGAAGGTCAAGCAGACCGCGATCGACCTCGGCGTCCCCGAGACCACCCCCGACCTCGCCGACGGCCCCGCCATCGCGCTCGGCACGGCCACCGCCAGCGTCCTCGACATGGCGGAGGCGTACGCGACGCTCGCCAACCACGGCCGGCACGGCACCTACACGATGGTCGAGAAGGTCACCAAGGCGGGCTCGCCCATCGCGCTGCCCGAGCGGCGCACCCGGCAGGCCGTGAGCCGCGAGGCCGCCGACACCACCACCTCGGTCCTGCGCAGCGTCGTCCAGAACGGCACGGCCTCCGCCGCACAGGCCGCGGGCCGACCCGCCGCGGGCAAGACCGGCACCGCCGAGGAGGACACGGCGGCCTGGTTCGCGGGCTACACCCCCGACCTCGCCACGGTCGTCTCCGTCATGGGCCAGGACCCGGTCACCGCCGCCCACAAGTCGCTGTACGGCGCGATGGGCCTGGACCGCATCAACGGCGGCGGGGCGCCCGCCGAGATCTGGGCCCAGTTCACCCGGGACGCCCTGGAGGACAAGCCGGTCACCGACTTCGACCTCAGGCTCCAGCCGGGCGCCGACGTCCCGCAGGCCCCCGGCACCGAGCCCCCGGCCGACCCGACCACGGGCGACGCCACCGACGGCGGCAGCACCTCCACCGGCGGCCAGGACACCGGCACGGAGACGCCCGGCCAGACCCCGAGCGCGCCCGAGGGGCAGACCCAGGGCCAGACCGACGGCGGCACCACCGACGGCAGCACGGGCGGCGAGTCCCCCACCGGCGGCGGCACCGCGGACGGCGGGACCGGCGACGGCGGCACCGCCACCGACGGCGGCACGACCGACGGCGGCACGAGCGAGGGCGGCGGCGAGGAGACCGACGGCGGCTCGACGGGCGGGCCGTCGGACCCTGGCTGGGGCGTGGTCCAGCAGGGCGCGCGCCGCGAATAG
- a CDS encoding HNH endonuclease: MNGSLLRARSRTGGRGRSGGGARWPTRRYVHERMKKLGVDVSHFEREGVKWTRDVLERAVATSTNMGEVLRHLGLEVVGGHHTHISRRIKAYGIDTSHFQMPTRRGKPWRPRTPDAFLVEQPADRARRVPSDRLKWAMTVSGVAERCALCGMEAVWRGRPLPLEVDHINGRWRDNRIENLRFLCPNCHSTTENYRGRGKRRARGHAS, translated from the coding sequence ATAAACGGTTCGTTACTCCGTGCGAGATCACGAACGGGTGGTCGGGGACGGAGTGGCGGAGGGGCTCGATGGCCGACGCGGCGGTATGTGCACGAGCGGATGAAGAAGCTCGGGGTGGACGTGTCGCACTTCGAGCGGGAGGGGGTGAAGTGGACGAGAGACGTCCTTGAGCGGGCGGTCGCGACGTCGACGAACATGGGCGAGGTCCTGCGGCACCTCGGGCTGGAGGTGGTGGGCGGACACCACACGCACATCAGCCGCCGGATCAAGGCGTATGGGATCGACACGTCGCACTTCCAGATGCCGACGAGGCGTGGGAAGCCCTGGCGTCCGCGGACCCCGGACGCCTTCCTCGTCGAGCAGCCGGCCGACCGCGCCCGGCGTGTTCCGAGCGACCGCCTCAAGTGGGCGATGACGGTTTCCGGAGTAGCGGAGCGGTGCGCCCTCTGTGGCATGGAGGCGGTCTGGCGGGGACGTCCACTCCCCTTGGAGGTCGATCACATCAACGGCCGCTGGAGGGACAACCGGATCGAGAACCTTCGGTTCCTGTGCCCCAACTGCCACTCGACGACGGAGAATTACCGAGGGCGTGGCAAACGACGCGCGCGGGGGCATGCCTCATGA
- a CDS encoding DUF445 domain-containing protein — protein MERTKVEEKGAARGQHARPGGVTNRAMTTFSPADEEKQRGVRRMKLTATGLLLFVAVVYVLAKWAQNSGAGPWAGYVAAAAEAGMVGALADWFAVTALFRHPLGIPIPHTAIIPTKKDQLGVSLGEFVGENFLSEDVVRQRLRAVGIGSRLGAWLAVPEHADRVTAELSTALRGALTVLRDSDVQAVVGEAITRRANAQEIGPGIGKMLEKIVADGGHKRVVDLVVNRAHDWLVLHRDEVMDAVEGGAPGWTPRFVDRKVGERVYKELLRFATEMRDMPAHPARGALDRFLTDFASDLQSDTDTRARVERLKGEVLGRGEVQDLIASAWTAVRSMIVAAAEDERSELRLRVRASLLSLGSRMAAERKVQDKVDKWVEDAAVYVVTTYRKEITSLITDTVASWDAEHTTRKIEANIGRDLQFIRINGTVVGSLAGLLIYTVSHALGA, from the coding sequence ATGGAACGTACGAAAGTGGAAGAAAAGGGCGCGGCTCGGGGGCAGCATGCCCGCCCGGGTGGCGTCACGAACCGTGCGATGACGACCTTCAGCCCGGCGGACGAGGAGAAACAGCGCGGCGTTCGCCGCATGAAGCTCACCGCCACCGGGCTCCTGCTGTTCGTGGCCGTGGTCTACGTCCTCGCCAAGTGGGCCCAGAACTCCGGCGCCGGACCCTGGGCGGGCTATGTCGCGGCGGCCGCCGAGGCGGGCATGGTGGGCGCGCTCGCCGACTGGTTCGCCGTCACCGCCCTCTTCCGCCACCCCCTGGGCATCCCCATCCCGCACACCGCGATCATCCCCACCAAGAAGGACCAGCTCGGCGTCTCCCTCGGCGAGTTCGTCGGTGAGAACTTCCTCTCCGAGGACGTCGTACGGCAGCGGCTGCGCGCCGTCGGCATCGGCAGCCGCCTCGGCGCCTGGCTCGCCGTCCCCGAACACGCCGACCGGGTCACGGCGGAGCTGTCCACCGCCCTGCGCGGCGCCCTGACCGTGCTGCGCGACTCCGACGTCCAGGCCGTGGTCGGCGAGGCCATCACGCGCCGTGCCAACGCCCAGGAGATCGGGCCCGGCATCGGCAAGATGCTGGAGAAGATCGTCGCCGACGGCGGTCACAAACGGGTCGTCGACCTGGTCGTCAACCGCGCGCACGACTGGCTGGTGCTGCACCGCGACGAGGTGATGGACGCCGTGGAGGGCGGCGCTCCCGGCTGGACCCCGCGCTTCGTCGACCGGAAGGTCGGCGAGCGCGTCTACAAGGAACTGCTGCGCTTCGCCACCGAGATGCGCGACATGCCCGCCCACCCCGCGCGCGGCGCCCTCGACCGCTTCCTCACCGACTTCGCCTCCGACCTCCAGTCCGACACCGACACCCGCGCCCGCGTCGAGCGGCTCAAGGGCGAGGTGCTGGGCCGCGGCGAGGTCCAGGACCTCATCGCCAGCGCCTGGACGGCCGTACGATCCATGATCGTCGCGGCCGCGGAGGACGAGCGCAGCGAGCTGCGGCTGCGCGTACGGGCCTCCCTGCTGTCGCTGGGTTCCCGGATGGCGGCCGAGCGCAAGGTGCAGGACAAGGTCGACAAGTGGGTGGAGGACGCGGCCGTGTACGTCGTCACCACCTACCGCAAGGAGATCACCTCCCTCATCACGGACACGGTGGCGAGCTGGGACGCCGAGCACACCACGAGGAAGATCGAGGCGAACATCGGCCGCGATCTGCAGTTCATCCGGATCAACGGCACGGTGGTCGGCTCGCTCGCCGGCCTGCTGATCTACACGGTGTCGCACGCGCTGGGGGCGTGA
- a CDS encoding ABC transporter permease produces the protein MGERSVLLEGLRAYRLIAGMWVRSSMTYRTSFVVTVFGNLMVTGLDFVGILLMFSQVDSLGGWSLPEIAFLYGLSVTAFGIADLVLGSMDVLGARMRDGSFDILLVRPAPVLAQVGADRFALRRLGRITQGAVVLGWALVSVDVDWSAPKALLVPVMVVSGAAIFSAVFVAGAAFQIFAQDAAEVQNAFTYGGTTLLQYPPTVFGKDLVRGVTFMLPLAFVNWVPAAYVLGRPYPIELPRWTAFASPLVAVACCALAGMAWRVGLRSYRSTGS, from the coding sequence GTGGGTGAGCGGAGCGTCCTGCTGGAGGGGCTGCGGGCCTACCGTTTGATCGCCGGGATGTGGGTGCGGTCCAGCATGACCTACCGCACCTCCTTCGTCGTCACGGTGTTCGGCAACCTGATGGTGACCGGCCTGGACTTCGTGGGGATCCTGCTGATGTTCTCGCAGGTCGACTCGCTGGGCGGCTGGTCACTGCCCGAGATCGCCTTCCTGTACGGGCTGTCGGTGACGGCGTTCGGGATCGCCGACCTGGTGCTCGGCTCGATGGACGTCCTGGGCGCCCGGATGCGCGACGGCTCGTTCGACATCCTGCTCGTGCGTCCCGCGCCGGTGCTCGCCCAGGTCGGCGCCGACCGCTTCGCGCTGCGCCGGCTGGGCCGGATCACCCAGGGCGCGGTGGTCCTGGGGTGGGCGCTGGTCTCGGTGGACGTCGACTGGAGTGCGCCGAAGGCGCTGCTGGTGCCGGTGATGGTGGTCAGCGGCGCGGCGATCTTCTCGGCGGTGTTCGTGGCGGGCGCGGCCTTCCAGATCTTCGCCCAGGACGCCGCGGAGGTGCAGAACGCGTTCACGTACGGCGGGACCACGCTGCTGCAGTATCCGCCGACCGTGTTCGGGAAGGACCTGGTGCGCGGCGTGACCTTCATGCTGCCGCTCGCCTTCGTCAACTGGGTCCCGGCCGCCTATGTGCTGGGCCGGCCGTACCCGATCGAGCTGCCGCGGTGGACGGCCTTCGCGTCGCCGCTGGTGGCGGTGGCCTGCTGCGCGCTGGCGGGGATGGCGTGGCGGGTGGGGCTTCGTTCCTACCGGAGTACAGGGAGCTGA